A window from Ignavibacteriota bacterium encodes these proteins:
- a CDS encoding nucleotide exchange factor GrpE, protein MSETQKENNEELENKVETNEEANEEIIDSKEEINSEENEEKTEKVIENKIADYEEKIKSLQDLLLRKAAEFENYKRRTENDQLNLMKYAAESFIIKILPIYDDLNRSVQHLGEDSFDSVKEGLKLIFDKFTKTLDDQGIKKIDAKGQEFNVEFHEALLQQPSKDVPPNTVIEEVDPGYFYKDRVIKHAKVIVSKEIEE, encoded by the coding sequence ATGAGCGAAACACAAAAAGAAAATAATGAAGAATTAGAAAATAAAGTTGAAACAAATGAAGAAGCAAATGAAGAAATTATTGATTCAAAAGAAGAAATAAATTCTGAAGAAAATGAAGAAAAAACTGAAAAAGTTATAGAAAATAAAATTGCAGATTATGAAGAGAAAATAAAATCTCTTCAAGATTTACTCTTACGTAAAGCTGCAGAATTTGAAAATTATAAACGCCGAACTGAAAACGATCAATTAAATTTGATGAAATACGCAGCAGAATCTTTCATAATAAAAATTCTTCCTATTTATGATGATTTGAATAGATCAGTTCAGCATTTGGGTGAAGATAGTTTTGATTCGGTTAAAGAAGGTTTAAAATTAATTTTTGATAAATTTACAAAAACATTGGATGATCAAGGAATAAAAAAAATTGATGCAAAAGGTCAAGAATTTAATGTGGAATTTCACGAAGCATTGCTTCAGCAACCGTCAAAAGACGTTCCTCCAAATACAGTAATTGAAGAAGTTGATCCGGGATATTTTTATAAAGATAGAGTTATAAAACATGCAAAAGTTATTGTAAGTAAAGAGATTGAAGAATAG
- the coaD gene encoding pantetheine-phosphate adenylyltransferase — protein sequence MKTVIYPGTFDPVTNGHIDVIKRAIDLFDKVVVTVARNPIKSPMFTVEERLIMLRESLKEFKSVYVDSFEGLVVDHAKEVGAIGIIRGLRAISDFEYEFQMALMNRKLDENLRTVFLMPHEKYTYLNSTIVRNLAQFNSDISDFVPPIVNTMLKNKSNKSDQPKQDIRDQ from the coding sequence ATGAAAACAGTAATATATCCCGGAACATTTGATCCGGTAACAAACGGACATATTGATGTTATAAAAAGAGCAATTGATTTGTTCGATAAAGTTGTTGTAACAGTTGCAAGAAATCCAATAAAATCGCCAATGTTTACTGTTGAGGAAAGATTGATAATGCTTCGCGAAAGTTTAAAGGAATTTAAAAGCGTGTACGTTGATTCATTTGAAGGTTTAGTTGTTGATCATGCGAAAGAGGTTGGTGCAATTGGAATTATTAGAGGATTGCGTGCAATTAGTGATTTTGAATACGAATTTCAAATGGCTTTGATGAACAGAAAATTGGATGAAAATTTACGAACCGTTTTTCTTATGCCACACGAAAAATATACATATCTTAATTCTACAATTGTAAGAAACTTAGCACAATTCAATAGTGATATTTCTGATTTTGTACCACCAATTGTAAATACAATGTTAAAAAATAAAAGCAATAAAAGTGATCAACCTAAACAAGATATTAGAGATCAATAA
- the dnaJ gene encoding molecular chaperone DnaJ: MSKRDYYEILGVSKEATNDEIKKAYRKLAMQYHPDKNPDDKSAEEKFKEAAEAYEVLSNSEKRSKYDRFGHNGLRGGQDFHSYQNVNDIFSHFSDIFGGGFGGSSIFDDLFNTGGRSGRGRQSSTGTPGSDLKVSLKLTLEEIASGVSKTIKIKKHTQCSNCNGTGANSSSGFKTCSVCNGAGEVREVSRSIFGQFVNISVCHNCKGTGKIISDPCRTCSGDGRVYEETKIKVNVPAGVTNNSYMTMRGEGNAGKNGGPAGDIIVVFQEIEHEHFLRDGDDLIYDLFLSFPDIVMGTSIEIPTINGRASLKIEPGTQPGKFLKMRGKGIPHLNQHGSGDQLVRINIHVPEKINSKEKELLKELGKMPNIGITNK; the protein is encoded by the coding sequence ATGAGTAAAAGAGATTATTATGAAATTTTAGGGGTTTCAAAAGAAGCAACAAATGATGAAATAAAAAAAGCTTATAGAAAATTGGCAATGCAGTATCATCCCGATAAAAATCCGGATGATAAATCTGCAGAGGAAAAGTTTAAAGAAGCAGCCGAAGCATACGAAGTTTTAAGCAATTCTGAAAAAAGATCAAAATATGATAGATTTGGTCACAACGGGTTGCGAGGCGGACAAGATTTCCATAGTTATCAAAATGTTAATGATATTTTCAGTCATTTCTCAGATATATTTGGTGGTGGTTTTGGCGGTTCATCAATTTTTGATGATTTATTCAACACCGGCGGCAGATCTGGAAGAGGAAGACAAAGTTCAACCGGTACGCCAGGTTCTGATTTAAAAGTATCGTTAAAATTAACTTTAGAAGAAATTGCTTCTGGAGTTTCTAAAACAATTAAAATTAAAAAGCATACACAATGTTCAAACTGCAACGGAACCGGCGCAAATAGTAGTTCCGGATTTAAAACTTGCTCAGTTTGCAATGGTGCCGGTGAAGTTAGAGAAGTTTCCCGATCAATTTTTGGACAATTTGTTAATATTTCAGTTTGTCATAATTGTAAAGGAACCGGAAAAATTATTTCAGATCCTTGCAGAACTTGTTCCGGCGATGGAAGAGTATACGAAGAAACAAAAATTAAAGTAAATGTTCCAGCCGGCGTTACAAATAATAGTTATATGACAATGCGCGGCGAAGGAAATGCCGGAAAAAATGGCGGACCAGCTGGAGATATTATTGTTGTTTTTCAAGAAATTGAGCATGAACATTTTCTTAGAGATGGAGATGATTTAATTTATGATCTTTTCTTAAGTTTTCCAGATATTGTAATGGGAACTTCAATTGAAATTCCTACAATAAACGGAAGAGCAAGTTTAAAGATTGAACCCGGAACTCAGCCCGGAAAATTCTTAAAAATGCGGGGAAAAGGAATTCCTCATTTAAATCAGCATGGATCGGGAGATCAATTAGTCAGAATTAATATTCACGTTCCGGAAAAAATAAATTCAAAAGAAAAAGAATTACTAAAAGAATTGGGGAAAATGCCAAATATTGGTATTACGAATAAATAA
- a CDS encoding methyl-accepting chemotaxis protein — protein sequence MIDFIKNLKFVRKIQLGFLLLGAISTFIALSDMYQINKMKNSKAALYTDFITPKEYIDDLYSEFQKAQFIMLKLSIQEFSSDFSKNISEYNSHKAKIDEYIDTLQQQTYSDSLQKKFADIKNVWNEYKNIVADAIISASASGMYDMAAVISTTSGEEYGSKLVNHFDIIVNELQLQSEKLNAQFSKAEENALTFLIAGMIAGTLVLMFSVFMLAPKLSKPISEFVNIFNEFSLGNFEFEIKNNSKDEFGKLMEIADQFKSTQLEKISAAKKIAEGSLEKVREASEKDSLAKAFNREVVTIENLLDEIDKMLEANEKGDLQFKMKSENFEGGWHRILEGFNKIRKSTIEPIDEARKVLALMANGDFRTKMVGNYKGDYENIKNDVNKVAISLSEIIGRVKLSTEELASSANQIQSKTVEMAAGAGEQNSQTSEVVSSIDEMTRTITDSTKNASEAAKTAEQAGNKARNGGRVVKETVEGINRIADVVIKSAVTIEELGKSSNQIGAIIQVINEIADQTNLLALNAAIEAARAGEHGRGFAVVADEVRKLAERTTSATNEIKQMIKRIQEDTSGAVEAIEIGKLEVEKGKTLAVDAGNALKEIIMNTDEVTALINQLAAASEEQNATSQQIAQNVELIQTVTQQATESTGQISESAENLNKLTENLQAIVNKFQLDYNDDIQYEYGVKEKVKPKSKYHYV from the coding sequence ATGATTGACTTCATAAAAAATTTAAAATTCGTACGTAAAATTCAGTTAGGATTCTTATTACTTGGCGCAATTTCAACATTTATTGCGTTGAGTGATATGTACCAAATAAATAAAATGAAAAATTCAAAAGCAGCTTTATACACTGATTTTATAACTCCAAAAGAATATATAGATGATTTATACAGCGAATTTCAGAAAGCACAATTTATAATGCTTAAACTTTCGATTCAGGAATTTTCGTCTGATTTCTCTAAAAATATTTCTGAATATAATTCACATAAAGCAAAAATTGATGAATATATTGATACACTTCAACAACAAACATATAGTGATAGTCTTCAGAAAAAATTTGCTGATATTAAAAATGTTTGGAATGAATATAAAAACATTGTTGCCGATGCAATAATTAGCGCTTCTGCATCCGGAATGTATGATATGGCTGCAGTAATTTCAACAACTTCCGGAGAAGAGTACGGATCAAAATTAGTTAATCATTTTGATATAATAGTAAACGAATTACAATTGCAATCTGAAAAATTGAATGCACAATTTTCAAAAGCGGAAGAAAACGCGCTTACATTTTTAATTGCCGGAATGATTGCGGGAACATTAGTTTTAATGTTCAGCGTTTTTATGCTTGCACCTAAATTAAGTAAGCCTATCAGCGAGTTTGTAAATATTTTCAATGAATTTTCACTGGGTAATTTTGAATTTGAAATTAAGAATAATTCAAAAGATGAATTTGGAAAGTTAATGGAAATTGCAGATCAGTTTAAATCAACTCAGCTTGAAAAAATAAGTGCCGCAAAGAAAATTGCAGAGGGAAGCTTAGAAAAAGTAAGAGAAGCTTCTGAAAAAGACAGTCTTGCAAAAGCATTTAATAGAGAAGTTGTAACAATTGAAAATCTTCTTGATGAAATTGATAAGATGCTAGAAGCAAATGAAAAAGGTGATTTGCAATTTAAAATGAAGTCTGAGAATTTTGAAGGCGGATGGCATAGAATTTTAGAAGGATTTAATAAAATTAGAAAATCTACAATTGAGCCAATAGATGAAGCAAGAAAAGTTTTAGCACTAATGGCAAACGGTGATTTTAGAACAAAGATGGTAGGAAATTATAAAGGTGACTATGAAAATATTAAAAACGATGTAAATAAAGTTGCAATTTCACTTAGTGAAATAATTGGCAGAGTTAAATTAAGTACCGAAGAATTAGCTTCATCGGCTAACCAAATCCAATCCAAAACTGTGGAAATGGCTGCTGGAGCTGGTGAACAAAATTCACAAACCAGTGAAGTTGTTTCTTCAATTGATGAAATGACGAGAACAATTACGGATAGTACAAAAAATGCTAGCGAAGCTGCAAAGACCGCTGAACAAGCCGGAAATAAAGCACGAAACGGCGGAAGAGTTGTTAAAGAAACCGTTGAAGGAATTAACAGAATTGCCGATGTTGTTATTAAATCCGCAGTTACTATTGAAGAATTAGGAAAATCTAGCAATCAAATTGGAGCAATTATACAAGTAATTAATGAAATTGCGGATCAGACAAATTTATTAGCATTAAATGCCGCAATTGAAGCTGCTCGTGCTGGCGAACATGGAAGAGGTTTTGCTGTTGTTGCAGATGAAGTTAGAAAATTAGCCGAACGAACAACTAGTGCAACAAATGAAATTAAACAGATGATCAAGAGAATTCAAGAAGATACTTCCGGAGCAGTTGAAGCTATTGAAATTGGCAAGTTAGAAGTTGAAAAAGGTAAAACTTTAGCTGTTGATGCTGGAAATGCTCTTAAAGAAATTATTATGAATACTGATGAAGTAACAGCCTTAATCAATCAACTTGCTGCAGCTAGTGAAGAACAAAATGCTACAAGTCAGCAAATTGCTCAAAATGTTGAGTTGATTCAAACAGTTACACAACAAGCGACAGAAAGCACGGGACAAATTAGTGAATCAGCAGAAAATTTAAATAAGTTAACAGAAAATCTACAAGCGATTGTTAATAAATTCCAGCTTGATTACAATGATGATATTCAATATGAATATGGTGTAAAAGAAAAAGTTAAACCTAAATCAAAATATCATTATGTATAA
- a CDS encoding NapC/NirT family cytochrome c, with amino-acid sequence MRKPKLFCILHFCFSVIIYSQTSTKHGELKYEDFKTPEFCGAACHSDFYQQWKQSMMSKSYTHHWDEIEYFKLAVPHAEKDEKVAEVKDGCNGCHAPISYVAGDTPPPKPEFNSRANEGVSCEVCHSISGFEGDTPYNFNYIMKPGKTKFSGRGNGIQSPAHEISVTDLHRSGDFCGICHNEKSPYGIWVKSTHLEWKEGPYSKEGVQCQDCHMPKGESIIGAMGNKYPDSRQHLFHGAHDPGKVKGTIELRIHPDIEEAEPGETVKFTVVLFNQKTGHKFPTGSVEDRIVWLQVEAFDETGKTYHIPVDKKGFDGEEYTISSDVNAYQDMGIALANPNFEGVKRDDIQIGNRIFRMPYFDPQNRMTIQQWNTASLGVDYRIGPRETKIETFTFNIPDNISEGKLKINAKLYYQKLISSVGKLLNVPSEEYEPLLVNEHFTTINIID; translated from the coding sequence ATGAGAAAACCAAAGTTGTTCTGCATTTTACATTTTTGCTTTTCTGTTATAATTTATTCTCAAACAAGTACAAAACACGGTGAATTAAAATATGAAGATTTTAAAACGCCGGAGTTCTGCGGAGCTGCTTGTCATTCTGATTTTTATCAGCAATGGAAACAATCAATGATGTCAAAATCGTATACGCATCATTGGGATGAGATTGAATATTTTAAACTTGCTGTTCCTCATGCTGAGAAAGATGAAAAAGTTGCAGAAGTAAAAGATGGATGTAACGGATGCCATGCACCAATTTCATATGTTGCTGGAGATACGCCTCCGCCAAAACCGGAATTTAATTCAAGAGCCAACGAAGGAGTCTCTTGCGAAGTTTGTCATAGTATTTCCGGATTTGAAGGGGACACTCCTTATAATTTTAATTATATAATGAAACCCGGAAAAACAAAATTTAGCGGTAGAGGAAATGGAATACAATCTCCGGCACATGAAATTTCGGTTACAGATTTGCATCGTTCCGGTGATTTTTGCGGCATTTGTCATAATGAAAAAAGCCCCTATGGAATTTGGGTTAAATCAACACACTTGGAATGGAAAGAAGGACCTTATTCAAAAGAGGGAGTTCAATGTCAAGATTGTCATATGCCAAAAGGAGAATCAATAATTGGAGCAATGGGAAATAAATATCCAGACTCTCGCCAACATTTATTTCATGGGGCTCACGATCCGGGAAAAGTAAAAGGAACAATTGAGTTGAGAATTCATCCGGATATTGAAGAAGCTGAACCCGGTGAAACTGTAAAATTTACAGTTGTTTTGTTTAATCAAAAAACCGGACATAAATTCCCAACCGGTTCTGTTGAAGATAGAATTGTTTGGCTTCAAGTTGAGGCATTTGACGAAACCGGAAAAACATATCATATACCTGTTGATAAAAAAGGTTTTGATGGAGAAGAATATACAATTTCATCCGATGTAAATGCTTATCAAGATATGGGAATTGCGCTTGCAAACCCTAATTTTGAAGGGGTTAAACGCGATGATATACAAATTGGAAATAGAATTTTTAGAATGCCGTATTTCGATCCTCAAAATAGAATGACGATTCAGCAATGGAATACAGCATCTCTTGGAGTTGATTACAGAATTGGTCCACGAGAAACAAAAATCGAAACTTTTACATTTAACATTCCGGATAATATTTCTGAAGGCAAATTAAAAATTAACGCAAAATTGTATTATCAAAAATTAATTTCTTCCGTTGGTAAATTACTTAATGTTCCCTCTGAAGAATACGAACCGTTATTAGTAAATGAGCATTTTACAACTATAAATATTATTGATTAA
- a CDS encoding HAD hydrolase-like protein: MQLLQKPILIDLDGVLRIGNNIAEFAEEFLNFIESNKIPACILSNSSLFTSEQIENYFSSNNIEINIPIITAIDSAYDYLKRRYKKVAIYTSENVVAKFSEFLEYENPEAVLIGDIGENWNYKLMQTVFEYVRSGAELIAVHKNRFWNFPGKGIQLDAGTFIHGIEFAASTSATIIGKPSKIYFESALRKIGFDENTKFIMLGDDLETDMYGAKKIYAETILILTGKTKLPIPENLKIYVNHIAENLLDVKKILENV, encoded by the coding sequence TTGCAATTATTGCAAAAACCAATTTTAATAGATTTAGATGGTGTTCTTAGAATAGGGAACAACATTGCAGAATTTGCAGAAGAATTTTTGAATTTTATTGAATCAAATAAAATTCCCGCTTGCATTTTAAGTAATTCTTCATTATTCACTTCAGAGCAAATTGAGAATTATTTTTCTTCGAATAATATTGAAATTAATATCCCAATTATTACTGCTATTGACTCCGCTTATGATTATTTAAAGAGAAGATATAAAAAAGTTGCAATATACACTTCGGAAAATGTGGTTGCAAAATTTTCAGAATTTTTGGAATATGAAAATCCCGAAGCAGTTTTAATTGGCGATATTGGTGAAAATTGGAATTATAAATTAATGCAGACAGTTTTTGAGTATGTAAGAAGTGGAGCAGAATTAATTGCAGTTCATAAAAATAGATTCTGGAATTTTCCGGGAAAAGGAATTCAACTTGATGCTGGAACATTTATTCATGGGATTGAATTTGCAGCATCAACATCTGCAACAATAATTGGGAAACCTTCTAAAATTTATTTTGAATCAGCATTAAGAAAAATTGGATTTGATGAAAATACAAAATTTATAATGTTAGGCGATGATTTGGAAACTGATATGTATGGCGCAAAAAAAATCTATGCCGAAACAATTCTAATTCTTACCGGAAAAACAAAACTTCCAATTCCAGAAAATTTGAAAATTTATGTCAATCACATTGCAGAAAATTTACTGGATGTAAAAAAAATATTAGAAAATGTATAA
- the rsmD gene encoding 16S rRNA (guanine(966)-N(2))-methyltransferase RsmD — MRIIAGKLKGRTIKFPKSDLVRPTTDRNKESIFNYLNNFLDFENITACDLYAGTGSLGFEIISRGAKEVHFVENNFVVYKNILANIELLKVEEFSKVFKITSLKYTSTNGNQKYDLIIADPPFFKDDIYLVYKNIIENKLLNPEGILIIERSIQTENDDVKNFKLEPIKRLGDSLIYQFSN, encoded by the coding sequence ATGAGAATTATAGCCGGAAAATTAAAAGGAAGAACAATTAAATTTCCCAAATCTGATTTGGTTAGACCAACTACAGATAGAAATAAAGAATCAATTTTTAACTACCTAAATAATTTTTTAGATTTTGAAAATATTACTGCATGTGATTTATATGCCGGAACGGGATCACTTGGATTTGAAATAATAAGTCGTGGTGCCAAAGAAGTTCATTTCGTAGAAAATAATTTTGTTGTATATAAAAATATTTTAGCAAATATTGAATTATTGAAAGTTGAAGAATTTAGTAAAGTTTTTAAAATAACTTCATTAAAATATACAAGCACAAACGGAAATCAAAAATATGATTTAATAATTGCAGATCCGCCATTTTTCAAAGATGATATTTATTTGGTTTATAAAAATATTATTGAAAATAAATTATTAAATCCAGAGGGAATTTTAATTATTGAAAGATCAATTCAAACAGAAAATGATGATGTAAAAAACTTTAAATTGGAGCCAATAAAAAGATTAGGCGATAGTTTGATTTATCAATTTTCAAATTAG
- the hrcA gene encoding heat-inducible transcription repressor HrcA: MNTADLKEREKSILRYVIHQFILTANPVGSRNLSKKFGIGFSPATIRNIMSDLEETGLLGHPHTSAGRIPTDLGYRYYVNSLMDSPKLHQTEVDFIESQLEQLNFDTNEILKVTSSILSSLTNQLAYVSYPKFGNAILERLRLVEVSSSRILVVITINSGMIRTITLEINSGFDRKSLKTIERLLNERLSGLTFSEIRDTINERIKSVSASEFKPVIRVFLDSVPEIFTDIRSNEDSIITGTKNLLTQPEFIDHKKLSSIIELIEDKDIIIHFMDENVNRNSGEVSITIGSESKEEKLNDYSIIIKEYNIGQVAGSIGIIGPKRMRYSHTIAAVVEMAEVLSKIFNK; this comes from the coding sequence ATGAATACAGCTGATTTAAAAGAACGCGAAAAATCTATTTTAAGATATGTGATTCACCAATTTATTCTAACTGCAAATCCAGTTGGGTCACGAAATCTTTCCAAGAAATTTGGAATAGGATTTTCTCCGGCAACTATTAGAAATATTATGTCGGATTTGGAAGAAACCGGTTTGCTCGGTCATCCGCATACTTCTGCTGGAAGAATTCCAACTGATTTAGGTTACAGATATTATGTGAATTCTTTAATGGATTCACCAAAATTACATCAAACAGAAGTTGATTTTATTGAATCTCAGCTTGAGCAATTAAATTTTGATACAAATGAAATTTTAAAAGTAACTTCATCAATTTTGAGTAGTTTGACAAATCAGCTTGCCTATGTTAGTTATCCAAAATTTGGAAATGCAATTTTAGAAAGATTACGTTTGGTAGAAGTTTCAAGTTCCAGAATTCTTGTTGTAATCACAATAAATTCCGGAATGATTAGAACAATTACTTTGGAAATAAATAGTGGATTTGATAGAAAAAGTTTAAAAACAATTGAAAGATTATTAAATGAAAGACTTTCCGGTTTAACATTTTCTGAAATTAGGGATACAATAAATGAAAGAATAAAAAGTGTTTCGGCTTCGGAATTCAAACCGGTAATTAGAGTTTTCTTAGATTCAGTTCCGGAAATTTTTACAGATATTCGTTCAAACGAAGATTCAATAATTACGGGCACAAAAAATTTATTAACTCAACCTGAGTTTATTGATCATAAAAAATTAAGCAGTATTATTGAGTTGATTGAAGATAAAGATATTATAATTCATTTTATGGATGAAAACGTAAATAGAAATTCCGGAGAAGTTTCTATTACAATAGGGAGTGAAAGTAAAGAAGAAAAACTAAATGATTACAGCATTATTATTAAAGAATATAATATTGGACAAGTTGCCGGAAGTATTGGAATTATCGGTCCAAAAAGAATGAGATATTCTCACACAATTGCAGCAGTTGTAGAAATGGCAGAAGTATTGTCAAAAATTTTTAATAAATAA
- a CDS encoding helix-hairpin-helix domain-containing protein, producing the protein MKNYLNIISLKLSLTAQEIKSGAFILIVLLLGLSVKFTNFKISENPKQKYHFNFFDSLNKVIQLEQQTLEYESKIVEKRVDSDLELSDFSVKKLDSNKKIAKILPESIININTSSVFDFAKLPGIGPKTAEKIVELRNSRKGFKKIDELMDVKGIGKKKFNKIINYLYIEK; encoded by the coding sequence TTGAAAAATTACTTAAATATTATTTCACTTAAGCTAAGTTTAACTGCTCAAGAAATTAAATCCGGAGCATTTATTTTAATAGTTCTTTTGCTTGGTTTATCAGTAAAATTTACGAATTTTAAAATTTCAGAAAATCCAAAGCAAAAATATCATTTTAATTTTTTTGATAGTTTAAATAAAGTAATTCAACTTGAACAGCAAACTTTAGAATATGAGTCCAAAATTGTAGAAAAAAGAGTTGATTCTGACCTAGAACTTTCAGATTTTAGTGTAAAGAAATTAGATTCAAATAAGAAAATCGCAAAAATTTTACCGGAGAGTATTATTAATATAAATACATCCTCGGTTTTTGATTTTGCAAAATTGCCTGGAATAGGTCCAAAAACTGCCGAAAAAATTGTTGAATTAAGAAACTCTCGTAAAGGTTTCAAAAAAATTGATGAGCTAATGGACGTGAAAGGAATTGGTAAAAAGAAATTCAATAAAATTATAAATTATTTATATATCGAAAAATAA
- the pilM gene encoding pilus assembly protein PilM — translation MTNLTNQVGINISNTSIQLVEINYKQNKIFLENVDEEFFEDNLDENLKEPKFIHILQNAYNEIILRKPLLASKVQISLPNNFFKIYEIPIDKNLTKNDVIDYINWEFSKLFPTENIKEYSFQKIILETPTYQPFHRFLIYAIKKDLLKRIHKFCTRNNLILKSIDISSIAANSLLIYNSSLSNYFSLWIDEKNISSSYFTNNNFVFSKSKSYSNIAEILTYINDIFSEIENRNLMKNKISEIIFIGSLFSNELINNIQNSTSLNCKILNPFEELKLDISHFKNLENLNSVKFNAALGMALRLVS, via the coding sequence ATGACTAACTTAACTAATCAAGTTGGTATTAATATTTCTAATACTTCAATTCAATTAGTTGAGATAAATTATAAGCAAAACAAAATTTTTTTGGAGAATGTTGATGAAGAATTTTTTGAGGATAATTTAGATGAAAACCTCAAGGAACCAAAATTCATCCACATTCTTCAAAATGCATATAATGAAATAATTTTACGAAAACCTCTTCTTGCTTCAAAAGTTCAAATTTCTTTACCAAATAATTTCTTCAAAATTTATGAAATTCCTATTGATAAAAATCTTACCAAAAATGATGTTATTGATTATATCAATTGGGAATTTTCTAAACTTTTTCCCACGGAAAATATTAAAGAATATAGCTTTCAAAAAATAATTTTAGAAACGCCAACTTATCAACCTTTCCACCGATTTCTTATTTACGCAATAAAAAAAGATTTGCTAAAAAGAATTCATAAGTTTTGTACTAGAAATAATCTTATTTTAAAATCAATTGATATTTCAAGCATTGCGGCAAATTCTTTATTGATTTATAATAGTTCTTTATCAAACTATTTTTCATTGTGGATTGACGAAAAAAATATCTCATCTTCATATTTTACAAATAATAATTTTGTGTTTTCAAAATCCAAAAGTTATTCAAATATAGCAGAAATTTTGACATACATAAATGATATATTTTCGGAAATAGAAAATAGAAATCTTATGAAAAATAAAATTTCTGAAATAATTTTTATCGGTTCATTATTTAGCAACGAGTTAATTAATAATATTCAAAATTCAACTTCGCTAAATTGCAAAATTTTAAATCCGTTCGAAGAATTAAAATTAGATATTTCACATTTTAAAAATTTAGAAAATTTAAATTCAGTTAAATTCAATGCTGCATTGGGTATGGCACTTAGATTAGTATCATGA
- a CDS encoding energy transducer TonB gives MNKKLIMFLLTAFLQIYAVDNNFVNIQQNDEYLAFAEQMPEPVGGLEGIYKLIKYPELATKAGVQGKVYVLAFINEDGKVDDVKVVKGIGAGCDEATVEAVKKSKFTPGKSAGKNVKVKMSLQIQFKLT, from the coding sequence ATGAATAAAAAATTAATAATGTTTCTTTTAACAGCTTTTTTGCAAATCTATGCTGTCGATAACAATTTTGTTAATATACAACAAAATGATGAATATTTAGCTTTTGCAGAACAAATGCCAGAACCGGTTGGAGGTCTTGAAGGAATTTATAAATTAATTAAATATCCAGAATTAGCTACAAAAGCTGGAGTTCAAGGAAAAGTTTATGTCCTAGCATTTATTAATGAAGATGGAAAAGTTGATGATGTAAAAGTTGTTAAAGGAATTGGAGCTGGCTGTGATGAAGCAACTGTTGAAGCGGTTAAAAAAAGTAAATTTACTCCAGGAAAATCTGCCGGAAAAAATGTAAAAGTAAAAATGTCATTACAAATTCAATTCAAGTTGACGTAA